A genomic window from Synechococcus sp. CBW1107 includes:
- a CDS encoding NAD(P)-binding protein, translating to MSPGQGCDPAAPSLAVIGAGVSGCALAARMRRLGWQGPISLWESGRGPGGRAGTRRSRHDLLGRLDHGAPLLSISSSPAPMLLASLLDGGWVEPWSGALALLDGEGRLIPGGTDPLTQGDLYRGRGGMDQLCRGLLELGGSGLELNSHCLVRHLARSADSGWELLDQERQRLGGADWLVLSGTLLVHPRCQALLGWPEPPLQPLVRTLGDPRLERAAAAIAAIDTSPRCALMLLIQSDAAEAWRGLPFRLLSFEAAAQSRWGLSRLSIQPLEDGRCAVVAHSTADVARLHAGVAGSRSSVARLPGVISSPQREQALIETLASALSAVMEPWIASLELEGADPQLMRWGAAFPEGEGLASELTLCPQSRIGFCGDFVSGPGLGRIEGALRSGEELAEQLLAEMGSASVSVQEQPA from the coding sequence TTGAGTCCGGGGCAAGGTTGTGATCCTGCTGCTCCGTCGCTGGCTGTGATCGGTGCCGGGGTGTCCGGTTGTGCTCTGGCGGCCAGGATGCGCCGGCTGGGCTGGCAGGGGCCGATCAGTCTCTGGGAATCCGGCCGGGGGCCAGGAGGTCGTGCCGGCACGCGCCGTTCCCGCCACGACCTCCTGGGGCGACTCGATCACGGAGCACCACTGCTCTCGATCAGCAGCAGTCCCGCGCCAATGCTGCTGGCTTCCTTGCTCGATGGGGGCTGGGTCGAGCCCTGGTCCGGTGCACTGGCACTGCTCGATGGAGAGGGCCGGCTGATCCCCGGGGGCACCGATCCGCTCACGCAGGGGGATCTGTACCGGGGCAGAGGCGGAATGGATCAGCTCTGCCGGGGGCTGCTGGAGCTTGGTGGCAGCGGCCTCGAGCTGAACAGCCACTGCCTGGTGCGCCATCTGGCCCGGAGCGCGGACAGCGGCTGGGAGCTGCTCGATCAAGAGCGGCAGCGGCTGGGGGGCGCCGACTGGCTGGTGCTCAGTGGCACTCTGCTGGTGCATCCCCGGTGCCAGGCGCTGCTGGGCTGGCCCGAACCACCCTTGCAGCCGCTGGTCAGAACGCTGGGGGATCCGCGGCTGGAGCGGGCTGCCGCCGCCATCGCCGCCATCGACACCAGTCCGCGCTGTGCCCTGATGCTGCTGATCCAGTCCGACGCGGCTGAAGCCTGGCGGGGGCTTCCCTTCCGCCTGCTCAGCTTCGAGGCGGCAGCCCAGAGCCGTTGGGGTCTCTCGCGGCTCTCGATTCAGCCCCTGGAGGATGGACGCTGCGCCGTGGTGGCCCACTCCACGGCTGACGTGGCCAGGCTCCACGCCGGCGTGGCCGGATCGCGCTCCTCGGTGGCCCGGCTGCCCGGGGTCATCTCGTCGCCCCAGCGGGAGCAGGCGCTGATCGAGACCCTTGCCTCGGCCCTCTCGGCGGTGATGGAGCCCTGGATCGCATCGCTGGAGCTGGAAGGCGCCGATCCTCAGCTGATGCGCTGGGGGGCGGCTTTTCCGGAGGGAGAGGGCCTGGCCAGCGAGCTGACGCTCTGTCCGCAGAGCCGGATCGGCTTCTGTGGTGATTTCGTCAGCGGCCCCGGTCTCGGCCGGATCGAGGGTGCCCTGCGCAGCGGCGAAGAGCTGGCGGAGCAGTTGCTGGCGGAGATGGGGTCCGCGTCAGTGTCCGTTCAGGAGCAGCCGGCCTGA
- a CDS encoding class I SAM-dependent methyltransferase, producing MVVQVLSEAERFKLDRSDDAAFYAEPRFVHHLDGAFRDRLTALYRERIPPCAVVLDLMSSWVSHLPEEVRYERVIGHGLNTRELEANPRLDQHWVQNLNRDQVLPLADASVDAVLIVAGWQYLQQPEAIAAELLRILRPQGQLIVAFSNRMFMQKAPQIWADGSDRDHLEYVVRVLVAQGWPMPELVAESTRAEGPLGWLGGHGDPFFAVIARKPGPGHRANHS from the coding sequence ATGGTGGTGCAGGTGCTGAGCGAGGCGGAGCGCTTCAAGCTCGACCGCTCCGATGACGCCGCCTTCTACGCCGAGCCCCGCTTCGTGCACCACCTCGACGGCGCCTTCCGTGACCGGCTGACGGCGCTCTACCGCGAGCGGATCCCGCCCTGCGCAGTGGTGCTGGACCTGATGAGCAGCTGGGTCAGCCATCTCCCCGAGGAGGTCCGCTACGAGCGGGTGATCGGCCATGGCCTCAACACCCGGGAGCTGGAGGCCAATCCGCGCCTGGATCAGCACTGGGTGCAGAACCTCAATCGCGACCAGGTTCTGCCCCTGGCGGACGCGAGCGTGGACGCGGTGCTGATCGTGGCGGGGTGGCAGTACCTGCAGCAACCGGAGGCGATCGCGGCGGAGCTGCTGCGGATCCTGCGGCCCCAGGGGCAGCTGATCGTCGCCTTCTCCAACCGGATGTTCATGCAGAAGGCCCCCCAGATCTGGGCCGACGGCAGCGACCGGGATCACCTGGAGTACGTGGTGCGGGTGCTGGTTGCCCAGGGCTGGCCGATGCCGGAGCTGGTCGCCGAGTCGACCCGGGCGGAGGGGCCGCTGGGCTGGCTGGGGGGCCACGGAGATCCGTTCTTTGCGGTGATCGCCCGGAAACCGGGGCCCGGCCACCGCGCCAACCACAGTTAA